The Arachis ipaensis cultivar K30076 chromosome B07, Araip1.1, whole genome shotgun sequence genome includes a window with the following:
- the LOC107608635 gene encoding uncharacterized protein LOC107608635, whose product MNLTAVKDADEVMERHIEDSLEILPPLRNCYRTRCGSALSHEKLSLVDVGTGAGIPGVVFAIACLEWKVTLMESMNKRCVFLEHVVGIIGSSTIQIIRERAEVTHTLSYSCIMKLSFLKF is encoded by the exons ATGAATCTCACTGCAGTCAAAGACGCCGACGAAGTCATGGAGAGGCACATCGAGGACTCGCTCGAGATCCTCCCTCCTCTTAGGAATTGCTACCGCACGCGCTGTGGCAGCGCGCTGTCACATGAGAAGCTTAGCCTCGTGGATGTTGGAACAGGTGCTGGTATTCCTGGAGTTGTTTTTGCCATAGCTTGTCTAG AATGGAAAGTTACGCTGATGGAGTCCATGAACAAGAGATGCGTATTCTTGGAGCATGTTGTTGGAATCATCGGTTCATCAACTATCCAGATAATAAGAGAAAGAGCAGAGGTAACACACACGCTTTCATATTCTTGTATTATGAAACTGtcctttttgaaattttaa
- the LOC107607159 gene encoding DNA replication licensing factor MCM5-like isoform X1 — MFLCSSFNYLADQLKFELNRYLHYCRTECNFRLSESDATLLQKSYVKIRQDMRQQTNETGEVTTPIIVRSHVATEEDVKEAIRLFTMSTMDAARSGIHQQISLTPEMENEIKVWLVFNPSLP, encoded by the exons ATGTTTTTATGCAGTTCGTTCAATTATTTAGCAGATCAACTTAAATTTGAGTTAAATAGGTATTTACACTATTGTCGGACTGAATGCAACTTTCGTCTATCAGAATCTGATGCAACATTACTGCAAAAAAGTTATGTGAAAATCAGGCAG GATATGAGGCAGCAAACCAATGAAACTGGAGAAGTTACTACACCAATTATAGTAAG ATCTCATGTTGCTACTGAGGAGGATGTGAAAGAAGCAATAAGGCTTTTCACCATGTCTACAATGGATGCTGCTCGGTCTGGAATACACCAACAAATCAGTCTCACACCAGAAATGGAAAATGAAATAAAGGTTTGGCTTGTGTTTAATCCTTCTCTCCCTTAA
- the LOC107607159 gene encoding DNA replication licensing factor MCM5-like isoform X2, whose protein sequence is MVSKEENWLKRYLHYCRTECNFRLSESDATLLQKSYVKIRQDMRQQTNETGEVTTPIIVRSHVATEEDVKEAIRLFTMSTMDAARSGIHQQISLTPEMENEIKVWLVFNPSLP, encoded by the exons ATGGTTTCTAAAGAAGAGAATTGGCTGAAGAG GTATTTACACTATTGTCGGACTGAATGCAACTTTCGTCTATCAGAATCTGATGCAACATTACTGCAAAAAAGTTATGTGAAAATCAGGCAG GATATGAGGCAGCAAACCAATGAAACTGGAGAAGTTACTACACCAATTATAGTAAG ATCTCATGTTGCTACTGAGGAGGATGTGAAAGAAGCAATAAGGCTTTTCACCATGTCTACAATGGATGCTGCTCGGTCTGGAATACACCAACAAATCAGTCTCACACCAGAAATGGAAAATGAAATAAAGGTTTGGCTTGTGTTTAATCCTTCTCTCCCTTAA